In Acidisarcina polymorpha, the DNA window GAGCCTTTTGCGCTGCAGATAGTAGTCCACGCTGTTGGTTGCGTTGGTGCCCTGACAGACATTGGTCGCGTCGTAGTTCTGGTCGATATACCCGGCGACCGCGACCCAGCCTCGACGAGCGGCTGGCCCGTAAGTCTTGGCGTCCAGCCAGCCGTGCTTCACCCCGGTAACCATGGCGAATTCGAACATGGCTGATGCCGACGTCTCCGGCCACGCCTCGTCATGGTCGATCAGCTGCCGCCACATGCCGTCTCTTCCCTGATATTTCAGCAGCGCGGCCATCATCAGCCGGTATGCCTCGAGGATGCGTGGCCGTCGAGGATGGTTCTCCGGCAGGTCGGTCAACAACTCCGTCATGCCTGCCGCGACCCAGCCGTTGCCTCTTCCCCAATAGAATGGCGTCTCCAGAGTGTGAAAAAACAGGCCGTCCGGCTGCTGCAGCTTATCGCAGTACACGCTCATCTCAAGCGCCGCGTGGTCGAGGTAAATGCGATCGCCAGTAGCTCGGTAGGCCTCCACCTGCAGGATGGTCATCATGTACATGTCATCGATCCAAAAGCGGGTTTCGATCGAGAGGCCATCGGGACGGGGCGTCTCCCACTGCCGATCGGCCCATTGTTTACCCATCGTCAAATATTTTTTGTTCCCGGTCTGCATGCCGATCTCGAGCGGCACGATGCCCAGCACGCTGAGGTCTTCACTCCGCAGCGCCGTTAATGGAACGAAGTCAGGGCCGCCGGGGAGATAAGGATCGAAACGCCGAATCAGCTCGTCCCGGAGCCCAGCGTCGTGGGTGATCG includes these proteins:
- a CDS encoding glycoside hydrolase family 88/105 protein; protein product: MKAPRNRARILLAVAWLALLSIPAPAQDISYFRDWPPGYSPREIGKRVAERFVSSPHQYDNNPTHYSEIDTWYGALAFASITHDAGLRDELIRRFDPYLPGGPDFVPLTALRSEDLSVLGIVPLEIGMQTGNKKYLTMGKQWADRQWETPRPDGLSIETRFWIDDMYMMTILQVEAYRATGDRIYLDHAALEMSVYCDKLQQPDGLFFHTLETPFYWGRGNGWVAAGMTELLTDLPENHPRRPRILEAYRLMMAALLKYQGRDGMWRQLIDHDEAWPETSASAMFEFAMVTGVKHGWLDAKTYGPAARRGWVAVAGYIDQNYDATNVCQGTNATNSVDYYLQRKRLTGDFHGQAPILWTINALLR